One window of the Vicia villosa cultivar HV-30 ecotype Madison, WI unplaced genomic scaffold, Vvil1.0 ctg.000406F_1_1, whole genome shotgun sequence genome contains the following:
- the LOC131627860 gene encoding transcription factor MYB1-like, with protein MEKSKSIGVRKGAWTYEEDKLLIACINKYGEGKWHLVPKIAGLNRCRKSCRLRWMNYLNPTINRESFEEDEIDMILRLHKLLGNRWSLIAGRLPGRTANDVKNYWHTNLRKKVVSEKEENEEKEKFKETMKAHEVIKPRPLSFSTYSPWLNGKHNFVSNGSASKLAIASSSEDGNAPRECCNIGDAQPCVGNEALSTSYEDIGSGSLLQEDNSTFEFSNVEDFFANSPTISDSYWNSNFLWDL; from the exons ATGGAGAAAAGTAAGAGCATAGGTGTGAGAAAAGGTGCATGGACATATGAAGAAGATAAGCTTCTAATAGCTTGCATTAACAAGTATGGTGAAGGAAAATGGCATTTAGTTCCTAAAATAGCAG GTTTGAATAGGTGCCGCAAAAGTTGTAGATTGAGATGGATGAATTATTTAAACCCAACAATCAATAGAGAAagttttgaggaagatgaaattgatatgattttaaggTTACACAAACTCTTAGGAAATAG ATGGTCATTGATTGCTGGAAGGCTTCCGGGTAGAACAGCTAATGATGTGAAGAATTATTGGCACACAAACTTGCGCAAGAAAGTGGTttctgaaaaagaagaaaatgaagaaaaagaaaaatttaaagaAACCATGAAAGCTCATGAAGTTATCAAACCTAGACCTCTAAGTTTTTCAACTTATTCACCTTGGTTGAATGGGAAACACAATTTTGTGAGTAATGGCAGTGCATCAAAACTCGCTATAGCGTCTTCAAGTGAAGATGGTAATGCTCCAAGAGAGTGTTGCAATATTGGTGATGCACAACCATGTGTTGGTAATGAGGCACTTTCTACAAGCTATGAGGACATTGGTTCTGGCTCTTTATTGCAAGAGGATAATTCTACTTTTGAGTTTTCAAATGTGGAGGATTTTTTTGCTAATAGCCCCACTATCAGTGATTCCTACTGGAATTCCAATTTCCTTTGGGATCTTTAA